The Syntrophaceae bacterium genomic interval TTCCCCTCCCGGACGGTGCAGATGAATGCAACGCGACCCATGAACCCCCGCCGCTCCGTTTCCAGGGCGCTGATCGACCTCCTGGTGACGCTCCTGCTATGGGTATATTTTCTGGCGGGCACGCTGATTCTGCCTTTCTATGGACTGGCGCACCTGTTCTCGAACGACCGGGAAGCGACGTTCCAGGGGATGAACAGCCGTTTCTACCGGGGTTTCTTCCGCCTGGTCCAGTGGCTGATCCCCGGGCTTTCCCTCCGGATCGGGGCGGACGTCCGCACGCTTCGCTCGACGGTGATCGTCTCGAATCACCTGTCCTATCTCGATCCGATTCTGTTCCTCTCCATCTTCGACCGGCAGAAGACGATCGTCCGGAGCGATTTTTTCCACTATCCGCTTTTCGGTTGGGTCCTGAAAACGGCGGGCTACCTCCCCTCCTCTGCGAACGGGGATCTCTTCTCAACCCTCATGATCAAGCGGGTTGAGGACATGGACCGGTACCTCTCCACGGGCGGGAATCTCTTCATTTTCCCCGAGGGGACGCGGAGCCGGGACGGCCTCCGGCGCCCCTTCAGCCGGGGGGCCTTCCGGATCGCCGCCCGCTGCCGCGCGCCGCTCGGTGTAGTCAGGATCGCGAACACCCACCGGCTGTTCCCGCCGGACCGATTTCTCTTTCGTACGGGCATCCGGGAGCCGGTAACGATCGAGTTGCTGGCGCTTTTGCACCCCGACTGGGATGCACCGGACTTTTCACTCAATGACCTGATCGGCCGGGTTCAGGCCCTGTACGACGAGCGGGAGCTTCAGGAACAGGAGAGGGTTTTTGCGGAAGCAGCCTGCCCCGACGGAGAGCGGCCGGCAGAAGGGACAGGGACGCCGTGACGGACTGCCTGCTATGGGCGGGGGCCGTCTATGCCGCCGCCTCGGTGAACTTCGCCATCCTCGTTCTTGCCATTCTGGGGAAGGGGGATCCCCGGGGTCGCTTCAGCGGAAACGCCGGAACTACCAATGTGTACCGGATGGCCGGTCCCTTCTGGGCGGCGGCGGTCCTGCTTCTGGACGTGGGGCGGGCCGTGGCCGCGGCGATTCTGGGAATGATGTTCCTGCCCCCGGAACAGGTCCCCTGGCTGGGGCTCGCGCTGGTGGCGGGCAACCGGTTCCCCTGCTTCCATGGTTTCCGCGGCGGAAAGGGCGTGGCCGCCTACCTGGGATTCGCAGGAGCCCTGGCACCCTGGGCGGCGGTCCTGGCGGCGGCGCTCTGGGTGTTTGTCTTCTCGGTCGCTCGGGTGCCCTTTGTGGCTTCCTTTTTCATGATCGCCGCCTTGGCGGCGGGGGAAGGACTGGCCGCCGGAGGGTCTGCAGGAACCGCGGTCGCCGTCACGGCGACGGTTCTTCTGATCCTGGCGGGCCACCGGCGGAACCTGCGGGAAGTCCGGGGAGGACAGAAGGCGGAGGCTTCCGCGATCGAGTCGGAGACAGGAAAAACCGGCCCGGAGGCGGGCTGACGGGAGGAACATCATGAAGAAAGGGGACGTGCCACAGGACGACATCCGCCATTTCCGGACCGCCCGCAAGGCGGCCTATGCCGTGGACGAGGAGGGGCATTACACGACCGTTCCGACCACCGGCTGGGACGTGGAGGAGGTGATCCTGTACCAGGCCATCGAAGAATTCGAGGAGCAGGCGGAGGCGTGCCGGCAGCGCGTCGCCCTCGGGGAGGACTCGCCCATCGCCTATTTCATGTTCAAGCGCTGCATGGATCCGACGGTCCTGGCTCAGGCCATGGGCCTGCCGCGATGGCGGGTCAGGCGCCACTTGAAGGGAAAAGTCTTCGACCGGCTGGGAGAGGGGATGCTGAGGGAATACGCCAGGGTCCTGCGGGTCCCCCCGGACGCCCTCAAGCCGTTCCGGCCCGACGTGCTGGAACGGGAGACCTACGAGCTGCCCCCCGGTCTCTCCACCGATGATCGGGAGGCCGGACGAACCCCCGGCCCGGAATCGACGGCCCGCAAATCTTCCCGAAGGAGCATCCCTTGAAGCACGTCATCGACTTCGAACACCGTCATTACGGGCACTGCGAGAGCGGCGTCGTTTCGGGTCTTCTCCGGCACAGCGGGCTCGACCTCTCGGAGGCGATGGTTTTCGGGCTCGCCAGTGCCATCATGTTTGCCTACATCCCGTTCCTCCGGATGAACAACATGCCCACCATCTCCTACCGGATCCTCCCCCGGACCATCATCAGCGGCATCCAGAGCCGCCTCGGCGTTCCCTTCCGGAAGCGGACCTACCGGGACCCCCGCCGGGCGATGGAGGAACTGGTCGATTTCATGCGGAGAGGTCAGATCGTGGGGCTCCAGACCTCGGCGTACTGGCTCACGTACTTCCCCCCGGAGATGCGATTCCAGTTCAACGTCCACAACCTGATCGTATTCGGGGTCGAAGACGGAGAGTTCCTGGTGAGCGATCCCGTTTTCGAGCATCCCGTCCGCATCCCGGCGGCGGACCTGGAGAATGCCCGTTTCGCCCGGGGCGTCATGGCCCCGAAGGGTTTCGTCTACCACCCCGAAGGGGTCCCGTCGTCGGTCGACCTGCCGGTCCTGATCCGGAAAGCGATTGCCCGGACCCTCTTCATGATGCTTTCCTCGCCGCCGCCCTTCGGGATCCGCGGGATCTTCTACCTGGCCCGGAAGATCGAACGGATGGAGCGGAGCAAAGACGGCCGCTATATTCGCCTGTTCCTCGGGCACATGGTGCGGATGCAGGAGGAGATCGGAACCGGGGGGGGAGGCTTTCGCTTCATGTATGCCGCTTTTCTCCAGGAGGCGGCGGATATCCTGCACTCGGCCCTCCTGGGAGAGGCGTCCTGGAAAATGACCGAGGCAGGGGACCAGTGGCGGACCTTCGCCCTGGCTTGCGCCCGGATCATCCGGCAGCGCGACGGTGCTCCGGATCTGAAGGAAATCGCTGCACTGCTCCGCCGCTGCGGCGAGGTGGAGCGGGACGTGTATGTCCTGCTGAAAAAGGGAATCTGATTTCAGCGCGGGGGATTGTCGATGCGCATCGCCCTGGTCCAGCCGGCGGGGTCCAACTGGGTCCGGGGCCGGCGGGACATGGCCGCCGTGGCCAACCGGATGGCTCCGCTGGGCCTCCTCTCCATTGCCGCCTGGCTCGAGCGAGAGGGGCACGAGGTGTCCGTCTTGGACTGCCTGGGGCCCGGTGCCGCGCCGGGTGCGGAGGCGGTAGTCCGGAGCCTGCTTGGATTCCACCCCGACCTGGTGGGATTCTCCACCACAACATCCAGCTTTCTCGACGGCCATGCCCTGGCGGTGCGCCTGAAGGAGGCCGATCCGGGGATCCGGACCGTCTTTGGGGGCGTTCACGTATCGGCCGTCGGCGGGGCGCTCCTGGAGCGATTCGCGGCCATCGATTATCTCTGCCCCGGCGAGGGGGAGGTCACGCTGGCGGCACTGGCCGGTGGCGGGGATCCACAGGAGATCGACGGCCTCATCCGGCGCGACGGGGAACGCGTCGTCGCCAACCGGGACCGCAAACCGCTGGAGGACCTGGATTGCCTTCCTTTCCCCGCTTATCACCTGCTCCGGGGGTTTCCGAGGGGCTATAACCTGCCTCTCTTCAGCCACATCCGGACGCCGGGGGCCACCCTGGTGACAAGCCGCGGCTGTCCCTACCGCTGCAGCTACTGCGACCGGTCCGTCTTCCGGCAGTCCTACCGCATGAACTCGCCGGAATACATCCACGAGCACCTGGGCCACCTGCGGCGGCATTTCGGCGTGCGCCATGTCAATATTTACGACGATCTTTTTACGGCCCATCGCCCGCGGATCGCCGAACTCTGCCGGCTTCTGTGCTCCCGGCCCCTGGGGATCCAGTTCAACTGCGCCGTCCGGGCGGGCCATACGGACAGGGAACTGCTCAAGATGCTCAAGGAGGCGGGGTGCCTGATGGTTTCCGTGGGTGTCGAGTCGGGGGAGCCGGAGCTCTTGGCCCGTCACAAGGCCGGGGTGACCCTGGAAGAGATCCGTGAGACCGTGGCCATGATCCGGGAGAGCGGTCTTCGGGCAAAGGGGCTGTTCATGATGGGACTCCCCGGCGAGACCGAGGAATCGATCCGGAAGACCAGCGACTTCTGCCTGTCCTTGGGACTGGACGACATGAACATGGCCAAGTTCACCCCGTTCCCGGGAGCGCCCGTCTGGAGCACCATCCGGGAGGAGGGGACCTTCGAGGAGGACTGGCCGCTGATGAACTGCCTGAACTTCGTCTTCGTTCCCCGGGGCATCGCCTCGCGGGATCGCCTCGACGAGCTGTACAACCGGCACGTGAAGCGGTTCTACACCGATCCAGGCTGGCGGCGCCGTTTGATTCGCCGGACATGGCAGCACCGCTGGAGCCTCTGGTACCTGTTCATCCACCTGCCCCAGTTCTGGACGGCGAAGAACTCCTTTGAACCGAAGGGAGAACCGCCCTCGTAACCCGCGGCAAATCGCTCCGCCGTCTCATCGGCCGACAGGGGCGCTATTTCGTCCGGTTCTCGATAATGTATGCGGCCAGGGCGTTGAGGGAGGCAAAGACCTTGACTCCCAGTTCCTTGTTGTCGATCTTGACCCCGTAATCCTTCTCGATCATCATCACCAGTTCGAGCACGTCGATGGAGTCCAGACCCAGGTCCCCACCGACCAGCGCACCAGCTTCGTCGATATCCTCCGGGCCCACATCCATCAGGCCCAGTGTGGAAATAATCTTCGTTTTCAGTTCCTGCTTCAGATTGTCCATTTCCTTCTTTCTTCTCCTTGCCTTGAATAACGTTGCACCTTCGCGGGTGCATTACTCTTCTCCGTTCCGACCGTCCAGGGGCTTCGTGACGGTGCGGCCGTTCCGGAGGAAAATCTTTCCCATGGCCCTCCCGGTGACATGCTTCGTGAGCAGCCGGATGTACTGCGCGCCCGCGAGCCACGCCCCGGCGAGGAACATCAGGTGGGACAGCCCGTACGTCAGGGGTCCCCCGATGGCGACGATCAGGGGTTCCCGGAACCAGGCGGCCAGCACCCCGAAGACGGCCACCGCCGGCCAGCCGATGATGTAACTGAGGCCGACGAGGAAAAGGCCGGCCCATACCCGGGGTGAGGGTTTTCTGCGAATTTCCCGCAGGTCCGCGGGATGCTCGAGGGCGTCCCGGACATACTCCGTCCGGGCCAGGCGCTCCGCGATCTTCCGGATCATGCCCAGACCTGTCTTCTGCGCGTCACCGGGACACTCGGACGTTCTGAAAGGCGAAATCGAACTCCTGCCAGGACCAGAAAACCTTGCGGTGATAAACGTAGGGATGAATCGTCAGCTTGCGAATGGATCTCGTGCCCGGGACCTGCTTGAAGTGCATCAGGACGCTTTTGGTTGCCCGGCCTTCAAGGGGCACCCCCCTGCTCCCGGCACTGTACATGGTCGTCTTTTCGCTCCCGCTATAGAACGTGACTTCCGACACGTTGTGTTCCTTTCCCTCCGAATCGGTAATCCGGGACTTGGTCCAGCGGTAGGCCTGATCGTACAGAGCCACGCTGCGGATCGAATCCTCCGTCATGTTGGTGATGTCCACCCGGACCAGGAGGTCCTTGCCTGCTGATTTCACGCTGATCAGCTCGAACAGGACATCGTTGCCCTCGTGGGAACCGATGGCGTGCGGATTTCGCCGGACCGGAGCCGGTGCGGCGGGCTTTTCGACATCCCGGGACGGCTCCGGTGACGGCAGGATCCGGGCGAAGAAGCCGTCATCCTTGTCTTTCTCCTCGGGAGGAGGCTTGGCAGCCGGTGTGCGGTCAAGGGGTCTTCGATCTGCGGGTTTCCGTTCGGCCGGCCTGTAATCCGCCACCCGTTTCCCGTCGTTCGCGCTCTCCTCCAGGACAGTCCGCACCCGGAACGCCATCTTCACCCGGACGCTGTCCCCCTCGTTGATGAAGGAAATGAGGCGCACGGACAGGATCCGGGCCTCCGTCACGGCCTGGTGGGACGACTCGTTGGTGACGGTGAAATTCGTCACTTCCGTGGTGGATGTCGAGTGTTGTGTCTTGGCGTCGTTTCTTACCTCCGCCAGCTTGTCGATGATCGCCAGCGCCGAGGCCTCGGCCGGCGTCTGGGATCCCCGGGCCGTCGCCAGCGCGGTTTTGAAGATGATGGATTCACGGACCCGCTTGGTGTCGTGGACGGCCTGCTGGGCATCCCGGAAGGCCCGGTCCGCCTCTTCTTTCTGGGATTGAACGGTGGCCGCCTCCTGGGATATCTTGTCCAGCTCCAGTTCCCGGCGTTTCAGGATGGACGACTGACTTTCCTTGTCTGCCTGGGCCTCCCGAATCCTCTTCTGGAGGGAGGCGATGCGGTCCTGGTAGGACTTGACCTGCTCCCGGAGCCCTTCCTCGGCGGCGGTGTTCATCTGCGTGGTCTCGCGGATCATCCGGTAGGCGCGGTCGAGGTCATGTGCGGTGGGGGTATAGCGGTTCTCGACGAGGAAATTGTCCAGGTCCTTCTTGCTGGTCACGACGACCGCCCGGATGCCCCGGGAGGCCGGCGGTGGCTTGACGCGCCCCGCCTTTGGCGCCTGGAATGGATAGAGCTCGTAGCGCTTCAGCCGGAGATAGGTCGTTCCCCGGGCTCCCTTTTCCATTTCGTAGCGGAGGGGCTCCTCGTTGTTCCACTTGGCTGTACCCTCCTCGATGGCGCGGATAAAGTCCACCGACAGGACCGTGTTAATGACCTTCGAAAAGGATTGGATGTAGGTTCCCATGTAATGGGCCATCAGAGGGGAGGAGGCCTGATCGGCCAGGGCCTCCAGCGTATGGGCCTTGTCCTTGAAGCCCCGGGTGAACAGGACCGCCACGGCGGCCTCTCCCTGCTTCTCGGTCTGGAGCCATTTCTTGAGGGATGCCTGCTGGGCCTGGATGTCCTGGTTGTAGCGGGCGATCTGGCTGTCCAGGTTTTCGATGCCGGTCCGGATGGTTCGGACGTTTTTCTGCTGCTCTTCCCGTTCCGAAAAAACGGCCTGGTATCGGCTCGTCAGGTCGTCCCGTTTCTTCTTGGCCCGGATGAACTCGCGGTTCGCATTGGAGACCGCCTTCTTGTAGGTGGAGTCATCCCGCTCTTTTTCATCCTCCGCGGACTTCAGATTCGCCCTTTCCTCCTGGGACGTCGAAAAGCCCTCCCGCTTGTCCACCTCCGAGCGAATGGTCTCCCTGACTGCGCCGGAATCGTCGGAACGGAGCGTCACCCATTTGCTCAGGGGAATGGAGGTCGCAGCGAGGGCCGGTCCTGCCAGGAGCAGTATGAACAGGACCAGAATCCTTTTTCGGAATTCAGAAGGCATCGACGATGGTCCTTTCCTGTCTTGTACCCGGTAACGGGCTGGAAATTCGAAAAACCGCAGGGACCCAATACCCCTGTACGGGGGGTGATCCCTTCCTCCGGGCAGGGCGTAATCTAATGGATCGATTGCCTGATGTCAAATCATTTTCAGCGATTACGGGGGAACAATCCTGTTGACAGTGGTTATGGTGCATGTTAGGAATGACGACCTTTGGGAAAGCAGGCAACGGCGCGGTTTTGAGCCTCTGCCACGGGCCGGAGGCGCCAGTGGGCGGAGCGGGCCGCCGATACATTTTCGGGAACCCTGCGGCAATCCTTCGCAGGGACGTGAGGAGGCATGAATGACCTTTCAAGAGCTTGTCCTGGCCCTCGAGCACTATTGGGCCGGCAAGGGCTGCGTCATCCAGCAGCCCTATGACCTGGAGGTCGGTGCGGGAACCTTCAATCCGGCCACGTTTCTCCGCTCCCTGGGGCCGGAGCCGTGGAACGTGGCCTACGTGGAACCGTCCCGGAGGCCCACCGACGGGCGCTACGGGGAAAATCCGAACCGCCTGCAGCATTACTACCAGTACCAGGTGATCATGAAGCCCTCTCCCCTGAACATCCAGGAACTTTATCTGGATTCGCTCCGCAGCTTCGGGATCGATCCCCTGGACCACGACATCCGTTTTGTGGAAGACGACTGGGAGTCCCCCACCGTCGGGGCCTGGGGGCTTGGCTGGGAGGTCTGGCTGGATGGGATGGAAATCACCCAGTTCACCTATTTCCAGCAGGTGGGGGGCTTCGATCTCAAGCCCGTTTGCGCGGAGATTACCTACGGCATCGAGCGGATCGCCATGTACATCCAGGGGGTGGACAACGTCTACGACCTGAAGTGGAACGAGTCGGTCACTTACGGCGATGTGCATCACCGGGGTGAAGTGGAGTGGTCCGTCTATAATTTCGAGAAGGCCGATACGGCCATGCTGAGGACGCTGTTCGACATGTACGAGGCGGAGGGAATCCGGGCCGCAGGCCAGGACCTTGTCCTGCCGACGTACGACTGCTGCCTGAAGTGTTCGCACACCTTCAACA includes:
- a CDS encoding acyl carrier protein, which gives rise to MDNLKQELKTKIISTLGLMDVGPEDIDEAGALVGGDLGLDSIDVLELVMMIEKDYGVKIDNKELGVKVFASLNALAAYIIENRTK
- a CDS encoding glycerol-3-phosphate acyltransferase — encoded protein: MTDCLLWAGAVYAAASVNFAILVLAILGKGDPRGRFSGNAGTTNVYRMAGPFWAAAVLLLDVGRAVAAAILGMMFLPPEQVPWLGLALVAGNRFPCFHGFRGGKGVAAYLGFAGALAPWAAVLAAALWVFVFSVARVPFVASFFMIAALAAGEGLAAGGSAGTAVAVTATVLLILAGHRRNLREVRGGQKAEASAIESETGKTGPEAG
- a CDS encoding BtrH N-terminal domain-containing protein, translated to MKHVIDFEHRHYGHCESGVVSGLLRHSGLDLSEAMVFGLASAIMFAYIPFLRMNNMPTISYRILPRTIISGIQSRLGVPFRKRTYRDPRRAMEELVDFMRRGQIVGLQTSAYWLTYFPPEMRFQFNVHNLIVFGVEDGEFLVSDPVFEHPVRIPAADLENARFARGVMAPKGFVYHPEGVPSSVDLPVLIRKAIARTLFMMLSSPPPFGIRGIFYLARKIERMERSKDGRYIRLFLGHMVRMQEEIGTGGGGFRFMYAAFLQEAADILHSALLGEASWKMTEAGDQWRTFALACARIIRQRDGAPDLKEIAALLRRCGEVERDVYVLLKKGI
- a CDS encoding 1-acyl-sn-glycerol-3-phosphate acyltransferase; the protein is MNATRPMNPRRSVSRALIDLLVTLLLWVYFLAGTLILPFYGLAHLFSNDREATFQGMNSRFYRGFFRLVQWLIPGLSLRIGADVRTLRSTVIVSNHLSYLDPILFLSIFDRQKTIVRSDFFHYPLFGWVLKTAGYLPSSANGDLFSTLMIKRVEDMDRYLSTGGNLFIFPEGTRSRDGLRRPFSRGAFRIAARCRAPLGVVRIANTHRLFPPDRFLFRTGIREPVTIELLALLHPDWDAPDFSLNDLIGRVQALYDERELQEQERVFAEAACPDGERPAEGTGTP
- the glyQ gene encoding glycine--tRNA ligase subunit alpha, with the protein product MTFQELVLALEHYWAGKGCVIQQPYDLEVGAGTFNPATFLRSLGPEPWNVAYVEPSRRPTDGRYGENPNRLQHYYQYQVIMKPSPLNIQELYLDSLRSFGIDPLDHDIRFVEDDWESPTVGAWGLGWEVWLDGMEITQFTYFQQVGGFDLKPVCAEITYGIERIAMYIQGVDNVYDLKWNESVTYGDVHHRGEVEWSVYNFEKADTAMLRTLFDMYEAEGIRAAGQDLVLPTYDCCLKCSHTFNMLNARGAISTAERTSYIGRVRNLARLSAEGYLKQRETMGFPLLDRKWNAS
- a CDS encoding radical SAM protein; its protein translation is MRIALVQPAGSNWVRGRRDMAAVANRMAPLGLLSIAAWLEREGHEVSVLDCLGPGAAPGAEAVVRSLLGFHPDLVGFSTTTSSFLDGHALAVRLKEADPGIRTVFGGVHVSAVGGALLERFAAIDYLCPGEGEVTLAALAGGGDPQEIDGLIRRDGERVVANRDRKPLEDLDCLPFPAYHLLRGFPRGYNLPLFSHIRTPGATLVTSRGCPYRCSYCDRSVFRQSYRMNSPEYIHEHLGHLRRHFGVRHVNIYDDLFTAHRPRIAELCRLLCSRPLGIQFNCAVRAGHTDRELLKMLKEAGCLMVSVGVESGEPELLARHKAGVTLEEIRETVAMIRESGLRAKGLFMMGLPGETEESIRKTSDFCLSLGLDDMNMAKFTPFPGAPVWSTIREEGTFEEDWPLMNCLNFVFVPRGIASRDRLDELYNRHVKRFYTDPGWRRRLIRRTWQHRWSLWYLFIHLPQFWTAKNSFEPKGEPPS